From a single Pelobacter seleniigenes DSM 18267 genomic region:
- the nifS gene encoding cysteine desulfurase NifS yields MDKIYMDNNATTRVKEEVLEAMLPYFREQFGNPSSVHWAGRMVSGAIEKAREQVAELLNCSPAEVIFLSCGSEGDNYAIKGTADALKEKGNHIITTSVEHPAVLETCQYLEKRGYEVTYLKVDQNGMLDLAELEAAITDKTILISVMWANNETGNLFPIEEIGAIAKKYKVRFHTDAVQAVGKVPVDVRKANVDMAVLSGHKIGAPKGVGAMYLRRGTKITRFMDGGHQERNRRAGTHNVASIVGLGVACELARKNLEQDYTYVRKLRDKLEKGILGSIPEVKLNGHPNADLRLPNTLNVSFNYIEGESLLLFFDMKGIAASSGSACTSGSLEPSHVMGAMGVDIVLAHSSTRFSLSSDNTEAEIDFVLQELPPIVQRLREMSPLYNREDPTPVECSECRMVTKVF; encoded by the coding sequence GTGGATAAGATCTATATGGACAACAACGCAACGACGCGAGTTAAAGAAGAGGTGTTGGAGGCGATGTTGCCTTATTTTCGTGAACAGTTCGGAAATCCTTCCAGTGTTCACTGGGCCGGACGCATGGTCAGCGGTGCCATTGAGAAAGCCCGCGAGCAGGTTGCGGAATTGCTCAATTGTTCACCTGCGGAAGTCATCTTTCTCTCCTGTGGCAGTGAAGGTGACAACTATGCCATCAAGGGCACAGCCGATGCGTTAAAGGAAAAAGGGAACCATATCATTACCACTTCGGTGGAACATCCTGCTGTCCTGGAAACCTGTCAATACCTCGAAAAGCGTGGCTATGAAGTCACTTACCTCAAGGTCGATCAAAACGGCATGCTCGATCTAGCCGAACTGGAAGCGGCGATTACCGACAAAACCATCCTGATTTCCGTGATGTGGGCCAACAATGAAACCGGCAACCTGTTCCCCATTGAGGAGATCGGTGCGATCGCCAAAAAGTACAAGGTGCGTTTTCACACTGATGCGGTGCAGGCGGTCGGCAAGGTTCCGGTCGATGTCCGCAAAGCCAATGTCGATATGGCGGTGTTGTCCGGCCATAAAATTGGCGCTCCCAAAGGGGTTGGCGCCATGTACCTGCGTCGTGGGACCAAGATCACCCGGTTTATGGACGGTGGTCACCAGGAGCGGAATCGCCGCGCCGGAACCCACAATGTGGCCAGTATCGTCGGCCTCGGGGTCGCTTGCGAACTGGCTCGCAAGAACCTTGAACAGGATTATACATACGTCCGCAAATTGCGCGACAAACTGGAAAAAGGCATCCTCGGCTCTATCCCGGAGGTCAAGCTGAACGGCCATCCGAATGCCGATCTGCGGTTGCCGAACACACTGAATGTCAGCTTTAACTATATTGAAGGCGAGTCGCTGTTGTTGTTCTTCGATATGAAAGGCATTGCCGCCTCATCCGGCTCGGCCTGTACCTCAGGTTCTTTGGAACCGTCCCATGTCATGGGCGCCATGGGAGTCGATATTGTCCTGGCTCACTCCAGCACCAGATTCAGTCTCAGCTCGGATAACACCGAAGCGGAGATCGATTTTGTCCTTCAGGAACTGCCGCCGATTGTGCAGCGCCTGCGCGAGATGAGTCCTTTGTACAATCGGGAAGATCCCACGCCCGTCGAATGTAGCGAATGCCGCATGGTGACGAAGGTTTTCTAA
- the nifU gene encoding Fe-S cluster assembly scaffold protein NifU, producing MYTEKVMDHFSNPRNVGEIENADGVGEVGNASCGDIMKIYLKVEDDIIKDVKFKTFGCGAAIATSSMVTEMAIGKTIDEALILTNQAVAEALDGLPPAKMHCSNLAADALHEAIKNYREQHSKV from the coding sequence ATGTATACCGAAAAAGTAATGGATCATTTTTCCAACCCGCGGAACGTGGGTGAAATCGAGAATGCCGACGGGGTCGGCGAAGTCGGCAATGCCTCTTGTGGCGATATCATGAAAATTTACCTGAAAGTCGAAGACGACATTATTAAAGATGTCAAGTTCAAGACCTTCGGTTGTGGCGCTGCCATTGCCACTTCGTCCATGGTGACGGAGATGGCGATCGGCAAGACGATTGATGAAGCCCTCATTCTGACCAATCAGGCTGTGGCCGAGGCCCTCGACGGTCTACCGCCGGCCAAAATGCACTGTTCGAACCTGGCTGCTGATGCTCTCCATGAAGCAATCAAGAACTATCGAGAGCAGCATTCCAAAGTCTGA
- the mnmA gene encoding tRNA 2-thiouridine(34) synthase MnmA: MKKKVVVAMSGGVDSSVTAAMLLEQGYDVSGMTMKLWDQRFAGVSDQVMENLPDAAGDARKVADQLQIKHHVVDFMADFRNRVVTPFCQEYFTGRTPNPCALCNKQIKFGLLLDKARELGADYLATGHYVRLAERSGRYLIRKADDLKKDQSYFLFGLNQEQLRSCLFPLGEFNKQQVREKAAGLQLPVATKSESQDICFIPDGDYVNFLERQAGGGRLSGEIVHVSGRVLGSHQGVYRYTIGQRKGLGIGWHEPLFVIAIDVNDRKIIVGEKKYLNKQELLAVDCNWSIAAPNEPISAACRIRYRHQEVPARIEPLESGQVKVVFERPQDGITPGQAAVFYDNDLVLGGGWIQ, translated from the coding sequence GTGAAAAAAAAGGTTGTTGTCGCCATGAGCGGCGGGGTGGATTCTTCGGTAACAGCAGCAATGTTACTTGAACAAGGGTACGATGTTTCCGGCATGACCATGAAGTTGTGGGATCAGCGGTTTGCCGGGGTTTCCGATCAGGTGATGGAAAACCTGCCGGACGCGGCCGGTGATGCCCGCAAGGTTGCCGATCAATTACAGATAAAACATCATGTCGTTGATTTTATGGCCGACTTCAGGAATCGGGTGGTCACGCCCTTTTGCCAGGAGTATTTTACCGGCCGGACTCCTAATCCCTGTGCCCTGTGCAACAAACAGATAAAATTCGGACTGCTCCTCGACAAGGCCCGTGAACTGGGCGCGGACTATCTGGCGACCGGACATTATGTCCGTCTTGCCGAACGCTCCGGCCGTTATCTGATCCGCAAGGCCGATGACCTCAAAAAAGATCAGAGTTATTTCCTGTTCGGCCTGAATCAGGAACAGCTCCGCTCCTGCCTTTTCCCCCTTGGTGAGTTCAACAAACAACAAGTCCGCGAAAAAGCCGCCGGCCTGCAACTGCCGGTGGCCACCAAGTCGGAAAGCCAGGATATCTGTTTTATCCCGGACGGCGACTATGTCAACTTCCTTGAACGCCAAGCCGGTGGCGGACGCTTGAGTGGGGAGATTGTCCATGTTTCCGGGCGGGTGCTCGGCAGTCACCAGGGGGTGTATCGTTACACCATCGGGCAGCGCAAAGGGTTGGGGATCGGCTGGCATGAGCCGCTGTTTGTGATCGCCATTGATGTGAATGATCGCAAGATCATTGTTGGCGAAAAAAAATATCTCAACAAGCAGGAACTTCTTGCTGTTGATTGCAACTGGAGCATCGCCGCGCCCAATGAACCGATCAGCGCGGCCTGTCGCATCCGCTATCGGCATCAGGAGGTGCCAGCCCGGATTGAGCCGCTGGAGAGCGGTCAGGTGAAGGTTGTTTTCGAGCGGCCGCAGGACGGGATCACTCCCGGCCAGGCCGCCGTGTTCTACGATAATGACCTGGTCCTGGGGGGGGGCTGGATTCAATGA
- the mtaB gene encoding tRNA (N(6)-L-threonylcarbamoyladenosine(37)-C(2))-methylthiotransferase MtaB, whose product MNSTVAFVTLGCKTNQFESAAMSEQLQLAGYNQVDFEDGAELVVVNTCTVTAATDAQSRNLIRRARRLNPAARVVVTGCYAQIDPERLRQLPGVSLVLGNQEKAHLLEYLTTTPDSGQVAVSDIRNERTIEPLSLQTFDQRSRAFVQIQNGCNAFCSYCIIPYARGRSRSVPLAEVVNQVVQLSANGYPEIVLTGIHIGCYGQDLEAKTDLLGLLRAIEASEFSGRLRLGSIEPTELPIELYRYIADSPWICPHFHIPLQAGDDQVLMRMNRHYTAEYFLELIEDVQRLLPDSAIGLDVITGFPGETSEEFANTYRLLEQLPFSHLHVFPFSKRAGTPAAQMSGQIPAPVAKQRAAQLRQLGEEKYVAYCRRFIGRELELVIEGGEVDGVRRGLAENYLPVRVVAGKECQGTLQKALIKDFRDDTLFGELL is encoded by the coding sequence ATGAATTCCACCGTTGCCTTTGTTACCCTGGGCTGTAAAACGAATCAGTTTGAATCGGCAGCCATGAGCGAACAGCTGCAGCTGGCCGGTTACAATCAAGTCGACTTCGAAGACGGAGCGGAACTGGTTGTCGTCAATACCTGTACGGTGACCGCGGCGACCGACGCCCAATCGCGCAACCTGATTCGCCGGGCCAGACGCCTCAACCCGGCGGCACGGGTGGTGGTGACCGGCTGCTACGCGCAAATCGACCCGGAACGGCTGCGCCAGCTGCCCGGAGTTTCGCTGGTGCTCGGAAACCAGGAAAAAGCGCATCTGCTGGAATATCTGACCACCACGCCCGACTCCGGTCAGGTTGCGGTTTCCGACATTCGCAATGAGCGTACCATTGAACCGTTGAGTTTGCAGACCTTTGATCAGCGCAGCCGGGCTTTTGTGCAGATTCAGAACGGCTGCAATGCCTTTTGCTCCTACTGCATCATTCCTTATGCCCGGGGCCGCAGCAGGTCTGTGCCCTTGGCCGAAGTGGTCAACCAGGTTGTGCAACTATCCGCCAATGGCTATCCGGAGATTGTCCTGACCGGGATCCATATCGGCTGCTACGGTCAAGATCTGGAGGCAAAGACCGATCTGCTCGGTTTGCTGCGTGCCATTGAAGCCTCTGAGTTTTCCGGGCGGTTGCGGCTCGGCTCCATTGAACCGACTGAATTGCCGATCGAGCTGTATCGTTATATCGCTGATTCCCCCTGGATCTGCCCGCATTTTCATATCCCTCTGCAGGCTGGTGATGACCAGGTGCTGATGCGCATGAACCGGCATTACACCGCTGAGTATTTTCTGGAGCTGATCGAAGATGTGCAGCGACTGCTGCCCGACAGCGCCATCGGCCTGGACGTTATTACTGGTTTCCCCGGTGAAACCAGCGAAGAGTTTGCCAATACCTACCGATTATTGGAGCAGCTGCCTTTTTCCCACCTGCATGTTTTTCCATTCAGTAAACGCGCAGGGACTCCCGCAGCGCAGATGTCCGGGCAGATTCCGGCTCCGGTGGCCAAACAACGGGCGGCCCAATTGCGCCAGCTGGGGGAGGAAAAATATGTCGCCTATTGTCGGCGTTTCATTGGCCGTGAGCTCGAACTGGTCATTGAGGGGGGCGAAGTTGATGGGGTAAGAAGGGGGCTGGCAGAAAATTATCTGCCGGTTCGGGTTGTTGCCGGGAAAGAGTGCCAGGGAACCTTGCAGAAAGCGCTGATCAAGGATTTTCGCGACGATACTCTGTTTGGAGAGCTGCTCTGA
- a CDS encoding MFS transporter translates to MKNQTSKAHFGWCMYDWANSAFATVILAAVLPVYFVSLVPVDGARLFFAPGHSFAATSLWGYSVAISMLLIALIAPALGALADRRGWHKGLLLVFCTAGCCATALLALPGDNNYLLVAGLFILANFSFAGSNIFYNAYLPHLVALEHADRLSARGYAYGYIGGGLMLALAFGLILKHDLFGFASVAAATRFGFLLTALWWFAFALPTFIFLPATAKSNQPVQTLALANYLARFRKLLRYRDLCLFLLAFLCYNDGIQTLISVSAVYAREELQLGQATIIGCFLMIQFMAMPGAILFGRLSTRLGTLPSIILSLVIFLAVCCYAYVMKSAVEFWILGAVIALVLGGSQALSRSLYASMVPLPQAAEFFGFFTISSRFAAIFGPLLFALITDLSGSSRDSILALGIFFIIGGLLLLKVNVARGRALALNRD, encoded by the coding sequence GTGAAAAATCAAACCAGCAAAGCCCATTTCGGCTGGTGCATGTATGACTGGGCCAACTCGGCCTTTGCTACGGTCATTCTGGCCGCGGTCCTGCCGGTCTACTTTGTCAGCCTGGTCCCCGTGGACGGTGCCAGACTGTTTTTTGCTCCCGGGCATTCCTTTGCCGCGACCAGCCTTTGGGGTTACAGTGTCGCCATCTCCATGCTGCTGATTGCCTTGATCGCTCCGGCACTTGGTGCCCTGGCCGATCGACGGGGCTGGCATAAAGGGCTATTGCTGGTCTTTTGTACGGCAGGCTGTTGCGCTACGGCTCTGTTGGCCCTGCCCGGTGACAACAATTACCTGTTAGTGGCAGGGCTGTTCATCCTGGCCAACTTCTCTTTTGCCGGCAGCAATATTTTTTATAACGCCTACCTGCCCCACCTGGTAGCGCTGGAACATGCCGACCGCCTCTCGGCCCGGGGCTATGCCTACGGTTACATTGGTGGTGGCCTGATGCTGGCGCTGGCTTTTGGGCTGATCCTCAAACATGATCTGTTCGGCTTTGCCAGCGTTGCCGCTGCGACCCGGTTCGGTTTCCTGCTCACCGCCCTGTGGTGGTTTGCCTTTGCCCTGCCGACCTTTATTTTTTTACCGGCAACCGCAAAATCAAATCAGCCGGTGCAGACCCTTGCTTTGGCAAACTACTTGGCGCGCTTCCGCAAACTGCTGCGTTACCGCGATCTCTGCCTCTTTCTGCTGGCGTTTCTTTGTTACAACGATGGGATTCAGACGTTAATCAGCGTCTCGGCAGTCTACGCCCGGGAAGAGTTGCAATTGGGACAGGCGACCATCATCGGTTGTTTCCTGATGATCCAGTTCATGGCCATGCCCGGAGCCATTTTGTTCGGTCGGTTGAGTACCAGGCTGGGAACCTTACCCAGCATCATCCTCAGCCTGGTGATTTTTCTTGCGGTTTGCTGTTATGCCTACGTCATGAAGTCAGCGGTTGAATTCTGGATTCTGGGTGCAGTGATCGCCTTGGTGCTGGGTGGTAGCCAAGCCCTCAGCCGTTCCCTGTATGCGAGCATGGTTCCCCTGCCCCAGGCCGCTGAATTTTTCGGTTTTTTCACCATCAGCTCCAGGTTTGCCGCGATTTTCGGCCCCTTGCTGTTTGCCCTGATTACGGACCTCAGTGGCAGCTCGCGCGATTCAATCCTGGCTCTGGGGATATTTTTTATTATCGGCGGATTATTGCTCCTCAAGGTCAATGTTGCTCGCGGCCGCGCCCTGGCCCTGAATCGCGATTGA
- a CDS encoding ABC transporter permease, whose protein sequence is MLWNTLLLAIRAIRRNLMRSFLTILGIVIGVAAVITMVTLGNGATKSISSQISSMGSNLIIVLPGQRFGPGSGDAPRFKNSDVEAIRNQISSAEWVAPLANKATTAVYLANNWSTIVYGSNDDYFPAGNWTLVAGRTFSTTEQRAGKAVCVIGETVREKLFDRQNPVGSQIRISNFSCEVIGLLKAKGQSAMGSDQDDVVVMPIRTVQRRLTGSQDVSRLMISVKDAKSIDPVKKQITLLMRERRKIAENEDDDFRVVDTRQIAETLTSTTKILTLLLGAVAAVSLLVGGIGIMNIMLVSVTERTREIGIRLAIGALEREVLLQFLIEAVVLSSIGGLIGLTLATIASVALAGLMGIPYIFSLGINLVAFLFSAAIGVIFGYFPARRAASLNPIDALRHE, encoded by the coding sequence ATGCTCTGGAATACCCTGCTGTTGGCCATTCGCGCTATCCGCCGCAACCTGATGCGCTCGTTCCTGACCATCCTCGGCATCGTTATCGGCGTTGCCGCGGTCATTACCATGGTCACTTTGGGCAACGGCGCAACCAAATCCATCTCCAGCCAGATTTCCAGTATGGGGAGCAACCTGATCATCGTCCTCCCCGGTCAACGCTTCGGTCCCGGCTCCGGCGACGCCCCAAGGTTCAAGAACAGCGATGTCGAAGCGATCCGCAACCAGATCTCCAGTGCCGAATGGGTTGCCCCGCTGGCCAACAAGGCCACCACCGCCGTGTACCTGGCCAACAACTGGTCGACCATCGTTTACGGCAGTAATGACGATTATTTCCCGGCGGGCAACTGGACTCTGGTCGCCGGACGCACCTTCAGCACCACCGAGCAGCGCGCCGGCAAGGCGGTCTGTGTGATTGGCGAAACGGTCCGCGAAAAGCTCTTTGACCGGCAGAACCCGGTCGGCAGCCAGATCCGCATTTCCAATTTTTCCTGTGAAGTCATCGGCCTGTTAAAAGCCAAAGGGCAGTCCGCTATGGGCTCCGATCAGGATGATGTCGTGGTCATGCCGATCCGCACGGTCCAGCGCCGCCTGACCGGCAGCCAGGATGTCAGTCGGTTGATGATTTCGGTCAAGGACGCCAAGTCCATCGACCCGGTAAAAAAACAGATTACCCTGCTGATGCGTGAACGGCGCAAAATAGCGGAGAACGAAGATGACGACTTCCGCGTAGTGGATACCCGGCAAATCGCCGAAACCCTGACCAGCACCACCAAAATCCTCACCCTGCTGCTCGGCGCCGTGGCCGCGGTCAGCCTGTTGGTCGGCGGAATCGGCATCATGAACATCATGCTGGTCTCGGTGACCGAGCGCACCCGAGAAATTGGTATTCGTCTGGCCATCGGTGCGCTGGAGCGGGAAGTCCTATTGCAGTTTCTCATCGAAGCCGTGGTGCTCTCCAGCATCGGCGGTCTAATCGGTCTGACCCTGGCCACTATCGCTTCGGTGGCGCTCGCCGGCCTGATGGGAATCCCCTATATTTTCAGCCTCGGCATCAACCTGGTGGCGTTTCTCTTTTCCGCCGCTATCGGCGTCATCTTCGGCTATTTCCCGGCTCGCCGCGCCGCCAGCCTGAATCCGATTGATGCCCTGCGCCATGAGTAG
- a CDS encoding ABC transporter ATP-binding protein: MTEQPLIQLADITKTYGTGQAAFQALKGIDLNIAAGEFVAVMGASGSGKSTTMNILGCLDTPTSGSYLFQGVHIEQLSRNQRALLRRHFLGFVFQGFNLLARTTALENVELPLIYRGEKASIRHQAARTALAQVGLAGWEHHNPGELSGGQQQRVAIARAIVTSPTVLLADEPTGNLDTQTSEEIMGLLTSLNRDLGITVIMVTHEPDMAAYASREIRFVDGRVDHDQHNGGPH, from the coding sequence ATGACCGAACAGCCGTTGATTCAACTTGCCGACATCACCAAGACCTACGGCACGGGTCAGGCAGCTTTCCAGGCACTGAAGGGGATCGATCTGAACATTGCGGCCGGCGAGTTTGTGGCGGTCATGGGTGCCAGCGGTTCAGGCAAATCGACAACCATGAATATCCTCGGTTGCCTTGACACCCCGACCAGCGGCAGCTACCTGTTCCAGGGGGTGCATATCGAACAGCTCAGCCGTAATCAGCGCGCGCTGCTGCGCCGTCATTTCCTCGGTTTCGTGTTTCAGGGCTTCAACCTGCTGGCCCGCACCACCGCACTGGAAAACGTCGAGCTGCCGCTGATCTATCGAGGGGAAAAGGCGTCAATTCGCCACCAGGCCGCGCGCACCGCCCTGGCCCAGGTCGGCCTGGCCGGCTGGGAGCATCATAATCCAGGCGAACTCTCCGGTGGCCAGCAGCAACGGGTCGCCATCGCCCGAGCCATTGTCACCAGCCCGACCGTCCTGCTGGCTGACGAGCCGACCGGCAACCTCGACACCCAGACCAGCGAAGAGATCATGGGCCTGCTGACCTCGTTAAACCGCGACCTCGGCATCACCGTGATCATGGTCACCCACGAGCCGGACATGGCGGCCTACGCCAGCCGGGAGATCCGCTTTGTCGACGGTCGGGTGGATCACGATCAGCACAATGGAGGGCCGCACTGA